The DNA region CGGCGCCGCCACCGTGACGCCGGCGGAGCTGCTCGGCTCGTTCTAGTGCCGGAAATGCCGTCTCCGGGTGAACACCATCGCGATCCCGTGTTCATCGGCGGCCGCGATCACCTCGGCGTCTTTGACCGACCCACCCGGTTGAACAATCGCCGTGGCTCCTGCCGAGACCACCGCGTCGAGCCCGTCCCGGAACGGGAAAAACGCGTCGGAAGCAGCGACCGACCCCTGAAGCGACACGCCGGAGACGCTGGCTTTCAGTGTCGCCACTCTCACCGCATCGACGCGACTCATCTGGCCCGCGCCAACCGCCAGCGTCCGATCCTCGCCGGTGAAGATGACGGTGTTCGACTTGACGTGAGCGCACACGCGCCAGGCGAAACGCAGCGCTCGCCATTCGGCCCCGGTTGGCGCGCGTTTCGTGACGACCTCCGGGCCGCCAGACGCGGGCCAGGGATCGCGCGCTTCAACAACCCGGTCCTGCTCCTGAACCAGCACGCCGCCAAGCGCGGTCCGCATGTCCAGATGTCCAATCCCGCGCCCACGCGAGGCAGCCATCCCGAAAGCGACTGGCGCCACGACCACGCGGAGGTTCTTCCTGGCGGCGAGCACCGCGAGGGCGGCGTCCGACACGGCCGGCGCAATCACGGCCTCGATGAACGTGGATGCAATGGCCTGCGCGGTGGCCTCGTCGACCTCGCGGTTGCAGCCCACGATGCCCCCGAACGCGGAGAGCGTATCAGCGTCCCTGGCTCGGACGTACGCCTCAGCGAGCGTCGCTCCGGTTGCCGCCCCGCAGGGGTTGGTGTGCTTGATGACCACGGCCGCCGGTTCGGTGAACTCGGTGGCAATGCGGCAGGCCGCATCC from Acidobacteriota bacterium includes:
- the purH gene encoding bifunctional phosphoribosylaminoimidazolecarboxamide formyltransferase/IMP cyclohydrolase, giving the protein MRALISVSNKSGVVEFARGLTARGFTIVSTGGTAKALAAAGVPVVQVSEVTGAPEMMDGRVKTLHPVIHGGILARRGHAGDREALARFGIEPIDLVVVNLYPFRETAANPSTPFDHLIEDIDIGGPSMIRGAAKNFRDVLVVVSPADYSRVLDALDASEGASLELRLELAQKAFAHTADYDTAIANELEAVAVAAGGYTRTPKRDTLGSRLYVAIRKLRTLRYGENPHQPGAWYVPGDLTDADIPAVLQGKELSFTNLLDVDAACRIATEFTEPAAVVIKHTNPCGAATGATLAEAYVRARDADTLSAFGGIVGCNREVDEATAQAIASTFIEAVIAPAVSDAALAVLAARKNLRVVVAPVAFGMAASRGRGIGHLDMRTALGGVLVQEQDRVVEARDPWPASGGPEVVTKRAPTGAEWRALRFAWRVCAHVKSNTVIFTGEDRTLAVGAGQMSRVDAVRVATLKASVSGVSLQGSVAASDAFFPFRDGLDAVVSAGATAIVQPGGSVKDAEVIAAADEHGIAMVFTRRRHFRH